TTGGTGGGCCTGGGATGACTTGAACATCCGACCCCACGCTTATCAAGCGTGTGCTCTAACCAACTGAGCTACAGGCCCGTGTGGGATTTTCGAGTGAGAAATCACTCTTTCAAAACTAAATAGCTAGATGAGATTTTTGGGACTCACCCACTCGGGAAGAGTGAGTTGACCTAAGATTGGGTCATTTTAACTTATTAAGAACAAGTCTTAATGAAGATTGACCGGATAATCCTTAGAAAGGAGGTGATCCAGCCGCAGGTTCCCCTACGGCTACCTTGTTACGACTTCACCCCAATCATCGACCATACCTTGGGCGCCTGCCTCCTTGCGGTTAGCGCAGCGACTTCTGGTACAGCCGACTTTCATGGTGTGACGGGCGGTGTGTACAAGGCCCGGGAACGTATTCACCGCGGCATTCTGATCCGCGATTACTAGCGATTCCAACTTCATGATCTCGAGTTGCAGAGATCAATCTGAACTTAGATGGCTTTTAAGCGATTTGCTCTACCTTGCGGCTTAGCTTCGCTCTGTGACCACCATTGTAGCACGTGTGTAGCCCTAGGCATAAGGGCCATGAGGACTTGACGTCATCCCCACCTTCCTCCGGTTTAACACCGGCAGTCCATCTAGAGTGCCCAACTGAATGCTGGCAACTAAATGCAGGGGTTGCGCTCGTTGCGGGACTTAACCCAACATCTCACGACACGAGCTGACGACAGCCATGCAGCACCTGTGTACCGACCCTTGCGGGCGACGGCATTTCTGCCAGTCTTCCAGTACATGTCAAGCCTAGGTAAGGTTCTTCGCGTTGCATCGAATTAAACCACATGCTCCACCGCTTGTGCGGGCCCCCGTCAATTTCTTTGAGTTTTAATCTTGCGACCGTACTCCCCAGGCGGGATACTTAACGCGTTAGCTTCGTCACTGAAGGGGTCAATACCTCCAACAACAAGTATCCATCGTTTATGGTGCGGACTACCAGGGTATCTAATCCTGTTTGATCCCCGCACTTTCGGGTCTGAGTGTCAGTGTCTGGCCAGATAGCCGCCTTCGCCACCGGTATTCCTGTTGATATCTACGTATTTCACCACTACACCAACAATTCTACTATCCTCTCCAGCACTCAAGCTACGCAGTATCAGATGCACTTCTAGGGTTGAGCCCTAGGCTTTCACACCTGACTTACATAGCCACCTACACCCGCTTTACGCCCAATGATTCCGAACAACGCTAGGATCCCTCGTCTTACCGCGGCTGCTGGCACGAAGTTAGCCGATCCTTTCTTACAGGGTACATTCATTGTGTTATTCCCCTGCGACAGAGCTTTACGACCCGAAGGCCTTCATCACTCACGCGGCGTCGCTGCATCAGAGTTTCCTCCATTGTGCAATATTCCCTACTGCTGCCTCCCGTAGGAGTCTGGACCGTGTCTCAGTTCCAGTGTGACTGATCATCCTCTCAGACCAGTTAAAGATCGTCGCCTTGGTGAGCCATTACCTCACCAACTAGCTAATCTTACGCGGACTCATCTTGAAGCGAAAAACCTTTGACCCCTTGAACCTCAGTTCTTGTGGTCTTATGCGGTATTAGCTAATCTTTCGACTAGTTATCCCCCTCTTCAAGGCAGATTATCCACGCGTTACTCACCCGTGCGCCACTAGTACTCACCCGAAAGCTTTCCCCGTTCGACTTGCATGTATTAGGCACGCCGCCAGCGTTTGTTCTGAGCCAGAATCAAACTCTCCAGTTATAATTCTGTTCTCTAAGCAAACAACTAGCTTACGCTGTGTTTGTTCGAATATATTTTTTGAAATTGTGAATGATAATTACTCATCATTCAAAGAGCCCAAAAATCTATCATATCTAGCTATTCAGTTTTCAAAGAGCGAAATTACTCGTCGTTAATGTTTCTTAGCGACGAGGTGGAAGTTTTATCGAAGCCCGTTCGGCTTGTCAACACTTCAGAAAAACTTTTTTCAAAAAAATCTTTTTTAAAAAAAGTTCCCATCTCATTTCTTCCGCGATGCAACATGACTTCCACTATTTGAATACAAATCAAATTTTGGAAGGTGTTACTGTTTGAAGATCAAACGTATCGCCGAAGAGATTACGGTTTATAGTGGGGAAACCTTGAGTGTGCAAGGTTTTTTATTGCTAATCTTCGCAGCACCACACCGGATATTATGCTTAGTTTTTAAGCATAATCAACCCAGTCCAGGTATTTTTTGCTCGTTTTCTTAAACCGACCGTTAGTGTGCTGCTTCACTTAGCACAAAATAATTAGCGATTTTTTTAAATTGCCCCTCAAAGAATCATCTCGGCAGCCATCTAATTCGATATCACATTAAAGATTCGAGGGAATTTTTAAAAACTCTCTCAGAAGACCTTCCATATATAATGAAGAAACAACTTTTAAAGAAGACCACATATTTTCGAAACTAAATTAGGCTTCGATTTTTATACACATCTTGGTTGAGAATACCCCACTGAAAGTAACTCGTCTGTAGCTACCAATCTTAGATTTCATTTTGCCCGTGCCATCTTAGCGTCATGATTATTTCGCTTAATCTCTAAAAGCACAGAGAGCCAGCGTATTGCTACGCTGACTCCCTATTCTACATTCTTATTTTAATATTTAGATCTTAGTTACAGCGTTTACCCCAAGTGTTGGCTAAACGATCACCCACACCGATGTGTAAAGAGGCGCTTCCGTAGTGACCGATGGCTCTGATGCGTTTTTTCGCGCGCATTTTGCATAGTTCACGGAAGGCTTTGTTAGCTTCACCTTCGCTGCCGAAGCGAACGTCCACAGATGTTCCATAGGGATGACGACCTTTAGCTCCGCCTACGTTTTTGTTGTAGGGTTCTGGTCTCCACCAGTTATAGATGTGGCTGATTTTGATTCCTTTAGCAGAAAGATCTTGAAGAACTTTAACTGCTTCAATTGGGTACTTCCACGTGTTCTCGTCGGGATGAACTAATGAGTGAGTTTGCGATGATCCGTATGTACATCTGAAAGTGCTGGAGCTTTTTGGATTAGGACGGACTAGTTGAGCGCAGTAAAAAGAGTTGTTTGTTTCTTGCGCGCACTTTTGTAGGAATTCATCTTTTTTGGTGTTGCCAAGATTTACAGCTGATTTTTGTGAAGAACTTGCTCTAACACAGCCAAGGCTTTCGATTTCTGAATCTAATTGTGTTTCTGAGCTGTCATTGTGAATGTGGTCTGCGATATCTTCTGAAGCGCCGTCTTCGATTGCTGAATTTGTTTGTGAAGAGATTGCTTCGTTTGGTGTTCCCTCTCCTGAGTCGCCCGGCGCACAACCGGCTGCGAGACCTAAGGAAAGAACGATCATCATAGTGTAAGCGTTTAACTTCATTCCATCTCCCTGTTAGAAATTGCGGTAAGGAGTCGCTAGGTTGATGGATTGCAGTTTTTTAATCTACCCCTGTGCCGTGACAACTAGAGGTTTGACGGAGGAAAAATAAGACTTTTTCTAAAAAGTAGGTAAGGAAAGGTACCTAAAGTCTGTGCAATTCCCTTTCTAATAAAAGCTTTCTCAAAAAAAAGAAAAAAATCGACCACCGGACCTCAGATCGCTTTTAAGACCATTTCAAGAAAAATGACCCCTGGTATACCACTTGCTAACTGAAGGCTTTGCTTAAGAAGGAGCGTTTATGAATTTCAGTAATCAATTACTTATCGGGTCGTTAACTTTGTTTTCTGTTTTGATCAATGGCTGCAGCGGCAAAACCGATTATACCGCAGAATACCTGCCTAAAATGGTAGGTACATACTCTTCCCCAAGTCGAACCATCGAAATTAAAAAAAATGGCACCTACGAAATGCGCTCTGAGGCGACAACTGCAAAATATAGAGAGAATGGAAACTCTTCTGATTTAATCTATTCCGGGGTTTGTGTTTGGAATGAAAAAGGCCAGCTTAGTTTTGATAAAATCGAGACTACTAATATAGTAATGAAAGTAAAAAGCTATGAATTGCTAAATGCTAATATGAGGGATGATAAGGAAAATCCCCTACCGGAGGACAAAGCGCAATCCATTTGTTTAGATGGATTAGAATATCGTAAAAAGAATTTGGACTTACAGCCCTTCGAATACATCGCTCAGGGCGTCTTTCGCGCAGACTTAGATCGTGTAGCAAATGCAGCAGCCTCTAACACTACTTTTACCTTTGCTCCGCTCACCCGTTCTTCATCTATGTTCGGTCATATTTACAGAACCAACGCAGTACCAGTTGATGTGACGAAGATGGTTCTGCCTCTTTTTGCCAACGCAAAAGTAGCAGCCATCGAAAACGGCGATAAAATTTCTGACAAAATTACTTTTGATTCTCGAAAAAATATAATGAAAATTGAAAATAAGATTTGCGGATTTTCTGCGACTTTTTCTATCCAGGTCGTTTTAGCTGAGAAAAATTCTTTTGTTCTTTATTCTCCGAAAGATCCCACACTAGAGCGTTTCTATGTCCAAAATCTTTCTGAAGAGGCTTCGGAAGCTTGTGCAAAACGGCTTTCAGAGATCACTGTTAGTAAAGTTCTTCAAAATCAAGGCGTCCCACTTAATTTGCAGAGCCAAGTTGAGGGAGAATTTGGTCTGGCTCCGTTGCAGTATAAAGCTATCTACAAAAATGATGAAGGTTGGGAAAGATCAAGACTGTAGTATAAAAAGGGAGCCTTTTAGAGGCTCCCTTTTTATTTCGGAGTAAATTTCCAGATCGTGCCGTCATCGAGTGCCATATAGATGTTGCTGTCGGGACCTTGTACGATGGAACGTATTCTTTCGCTTGGAACGTTCACTGGAGTTATTGATGATAATCCGTCTTGGTCGTTGACCTTTAAGGCGATGAGCTTTTCAGAGGCCATTAGACTTACTAATAATATTCCGTTCCAATCTTTCCACTGCTGACCAACCACAAACGCTGCGGTACCCATTCCTTGCGAATCAGGCATCACGAATAGAGGCTTTAAGGCTTGAGGGAATTTATCAGTGTCAGTCATCGAAGTTAATTTGCCGTCTTTTCTGTTAGAAATATAGCCGCAGTAATTATCCGCACAACTGACTCCGGAATCTGGTTTTGGGTCCCAGCCGCCGTTTCCTCCAGGAGATAAGGCTGTGACTTCGTCGCTGTGATTAGGGCCGTGTTCGGCAATGAAGGGCCTACCGTTTGACGGTTTGAACGTTAGGCCCTGGGCATTTCTAAGGCCGTAAACGTAAATGCGCGGGTCGCCTCCTGTAGGAGTGTTGTTGCCTGGAGCTGCTTTTCCGTTGGTGTCGACTCTAAGGATTTTTCCGCCTAGTTTAGTTAAATCTTGAGGCAAAGGACCGTTGTGGTTATCCCCGGTTGTTATGTAAAGATATCCGTCAGGGCCGAACCTAATGCGACCTCCGCTATGGGTGCCGACTCCTCCCCAGAGGTTTCTGCGGTCTTTAAAGGAGATGTCAGTGATGATGTCGGTTCTTTCAGAGACGGAAGTAAAGTTTGCATCGACAACTAATCTTACGATTCGGTTTGTTCTTGGTGAACTTAGTTCAGAGGGCATGAAGACGTAGATGCGGCGATTGCTTGCAAAGTTTGGATCGATAGCTACGCCATGCATGCCGGATTGACCGGCACAGAAGAAATCTGGAACGAAGGTGTTGTAGCCGTTTCCGCCGAAAAGTTTAGTTACCTTTCCATCGGGAGTTCGAACAGAGAGGCCTCTGCATTTTTCGGTGAAAAACATCGTGCTATCCAATGTGAAGGCCATGTCCCAAGGATCGTCTAGGTCTCTCATGAAGTCGGTTCTAGAAAAATCGGGGGTAGCTACTGGGACGCCTGGTTTTTGAGTTAAGGGAGGATTGAGGGAATTTGTGTCATCGTCTCTGCACGCAACAAGTACGACTACAGCTATCAAGGCGAGAAGAATTTTTATCATTTGAACCTCCCGAAAAAAGGAGCATAAGCAATGACGGCGGGATCGTCAGGTTTTCTTTTTGTAGAGGTGTGCTAACACAAAGCTTACGGCTTTTTTGTTTCTAACATTTTATAATAATCTTCTAGGTGCTTATTAAATTCGTCATGTGTAGAATTAAAGAAAGCGACAAATTCCTTGGGGACGTTTTTTTTCTTTAAAGCTAGCTTGTATTTTTCAACCACTATGGGCTTTGCATTCAATTGCAACTTGTCACGGTATTGCTTCAGTGATGGCTCCATCGCCAGTGTGAAACGATACACTCCTTTATCGATAAAAATAAAGTCCACCCTACCCGTAGCTAATTTTAACAGGTTGTTTTCTTGGCTCGACGTAGTTTCGACTTTTAATCCCTGTTTGACTAGATCCTCGATTCCTGGACGAAGCTCAACACCTTGAACATTTCCTGCCGTATATCTTTTTAGATCCTGCAGATCGCGAAATAGGATTGGATGATCTTTTCTTTCTGCAATACTCCAGGGACTTTCAAACATCACATCTGTAAACATAAAAACATCTTCATGCTCAATGGTTCGTATTGGGAAGTAAGCATCGATTTCGGACTTCTTAACGGCATCCATTTTTGCCCGAATCCATGATGGCGCGAATATAACTTTTAAATTGTAGTCCTTCTTTTCTAGAACTTTTTTTAGAGCATAGAAAATAGCTCCGCCGTCGGGAAGTTTTTCCGCCATCCAGGGAGCGGCTTCGTGTGTGATGACCGTGAGCGTTTTATCGTTGGCGGAGTGAGCATTTAGAGCAAAGAGGCATGCTATTAGCGACAATATTCCAAATCTTAAAAAGAATCTCACAGTAACCCTCCACAGATTCGGTACTTTATCGTATAGGAATCGGTCAAGTTACGGAAGTTGGCTTGAAGATTGAATCTTGTAATTTCATGGCTTACAGAGATGCGTACAAATCAATTGAGTGGACTATAGAACAAAGAAAACAGAAATCTTTGGTCAGTCGTTGGCGTAAATTGTTGGTGAATCTCAATATGAGACACTGGATGCTGTCTGCACTTTTTATCATTTGTTTTTTATTTTTAAATGATGCCCATGCACAAATTCGCTGCGAGGATTTGTTTAAGGAAATTCCTCGGCCTGCCACTGCAACCATCACTGAAAAAGTTGCAAAGAATAGTTTTATTACAGACCGCACCTTATGGGACTATACCCATGATCTGCATCCTGATTTTACGAAAGCTTTAGAAAGAATGACTCCAGAAAGTCACTGGATTGATATGGGCGCTGGCAAAGCTAAGGCTTTGATTGAATTTATGAAGTCCCGCGACTCAGAAGCTCGTCCTTATACGACGGCTGTTGCCTTCAAAATTGATCGCTGGTTTGGAATGCCAAATTTTGAGGGAAAACTGCAAACCCATGAAGGAATTTTTGAGCATCAACCGACCCACCAGTGGCGTAAGGCTGACGTGATCACAGATGTGATGGGAGTATTTTCTTATACGACCGATTTAGGTACGACCTTGCAGAAGAATTTTGATCTTTTAAAAGTAAATGGAGAACTTTACATTAGCACTAGTGCCTATGGTTCTCAGTTCCGGGTGAATGGTGAAACATTAAGTTTAGAAGTATTCTTAGCATCAATCCCAGGCCTTAAAGTTGAAGGCAAATGGGGAACTATTAAAATCACTAAAGAACAAGAAAATATCAAAATTCCTGTCCTAGAGTTAGAGCGCTATAAAGATGAGTCCCCACCAATTCGCCTATTTAAGGTTCACCTCGATTAATTTATTTCAGGTGATTGTTTTGTTTCATGTATCACTTGAACGCCCGCTAAACTCTTGATCTAATTGCTAGGCAAACTCCGTTATAAATAAGGAAGTTTATGACTAGCCTACTATTCTTAGTTCTACTGAATCTTGGTTTTTCAGCAGAGAACTCTTTTGAGCGAGTTCTCTTGTTGGGCGACTCCCACGCCTATGGAAAATACGGTGAGGTTTTGGATGCTCACTTTCGCAAAAATGCAAAACAGGTGACTTCATTTTCTAGCTGCGGATCTTCGCCTTCAACTTGGATGACGACGTCCGCTAATTTTAAATCTACAAATTGCGGATTTTGGCAGAAAAGCAGTGCTGACCGCGAGATTCGAGTTAAAAGTCACAAGCTTCCTTCCTTTGATCAAGAAATTCAAAAACTTCAACCGCAAGTTACGGTGATCACATTAGGGACGAATATTCTTGGTAGCACCGGAAATATTTCTTCAGAAAAAAAACATGTCGAAACGATGATGAAATCGATTCGCGCGCAAGGTTCAGAGTGCGTTTGGGTGGGGCCTCCGGATTTATCTAAGGACCCGTTTAAGAAAAACCTTCCTCTGGGAATTGAGAGCTTAAAGAGTTTAGCGAAAGAAAATAAATGTCATTTCATTGATTCGACGGCGATCACAAAATATCCCGCTGGAAAATCAGACGGTGTTCATTATGGACCTAAAGATTCTGCCGCCTGGGGAAAAGCTGTAGTGAAAAAAATTGAAGGCTTAAAATTGAGTCCACCTTCAAGCGATTCCGTGCCGACGGATAAAAAATCTCAACCTAACGGCGTTCGTTAGTCATTGCGAGATGCCATTAAACAGTTAATCTGCAGGTTCTTGTCCGAGCGTCGGAATGGTGTTCTATGACGTAGAAGTGTCTTGCAAAGTTTATCGCTTACATCTTATTTCTTAAATAACTATAACTTTATTAGGAATAAAAAATGAAAACATCTGCCCTTTCAATGCTGTTCCTTTCTTTTCTTTTTAGCTTTTCTTCTTTTGCAGCCACTTATCAAGATGGCGATATCATTTTTCATGAAAGCCAAGGCGTGCAATCAAAAGCCATTCAAGAAGCTACTGGCTCTAAATGGACCCATGTCGGAATGTTGTTTTATAAAGAGGGTCAGTGGCAAGTGGCCGAGGCTGTTCAGCCGGTCCGCTTTACTTCATTGAGTTCATTTATTTCTCGCGGAAAGAACAAAGCTTACAGAATTTATCGCGTTCCCGGCTTAACTAGTGAAAACAGAAAAGATCTGCGCTTGCAACTAGCTCCATTTGTTGGTGCTGACTATGATATTTATTTTGAGTGGACGGATGATTTGATTTACTGTTCTGAGCTTGTTTACAAGGTCTTTAAAAAGGCTACGGGCATTGAGGTGGGACATGTTCAAAAATTTCGTGATCTAAATCTTGGTGGACCTTACGTGAAGGCGCTGATTAAAAATCGTTTAGAGAACACTGGCAGAGAGCTTGATCTGAATGAGCCAATTATTACGCCAGTGGCGCAGATTAAAGATGCGAAACTGAAGTTGGTGGAAGAAGTTAAGTAGGCGTCAGATCATCGTAAAAGTAAAAAAAGGCAGCTATGGAGCTGCCTTTTTTATTTTTAATCAATTTAATAGCGAATCTCCTCTAGCGCACCTAGAGCAGTGGATTTACCAATAACTTAAATTTTTTTGGATTTTAGAGAAAAAATTGGGGTGACCGAAGGTTCAAGCCCATGGAGCTTTTAGAAAAAATTGGGGTGACCGACGGGGCTTGAACCCGCGACACTCGGAATCACAATCCGATGCTCTACCAACTGAGCTACGGCCACCACAAAGGAAGGTCCGTTATAGGGCCTTACCGGGCAAAGTGCAAGCAGGATTTGAACCTACCTTTTAAGAATTTTAAAAAACTTAGTAATCACAAGGAGCTACGACAGGCTGCGCCTTACAAATGGTGCTCGCTTTTTCAGCATCTAGTGCCATTTCCTCGGCCCAATCCCCGTTGGCGTTACAGCGCTTTCTTACGCAAGAAACTTCTTTATTCGCTAGAAGGCACTTCTTTTTTTCTTTCGATGGATTGTTCAGACATATCCACGCGCACTGATTGAATTTTCCTAAGGGACTTTGGCAAATCATTCCTGCGCTTCTTGCCTTAGATAGATCTGAAGAGTTGGATTTTTGTTTTGCCAGTTTATCCTGGCGCTTTCTTTCAGCCACGGCGGTTTGATCCGCCTGCGAGCTTTCAAGAGTCTTCACAGGAAGTAATTTTCCCTTTGGAATCTTCTTTCCCTGCAAAAGAACATCGTAGGCGATTTCCCCGCTTTCAAGAACTCCTTGAAACCCTGACTGTTGACCGGCTTGCACCTTGACTGACTCTTCAAAATTAAGGGCTGAAAACTCGATGCTTCCGTTTAATACCTTCACTTCGGCATAGGCATTTTTTGGGTCGATGGTATAAATGAAATCCCCAGGGGGCGCGATGAATTCAAAAAGATCAGATCTTAAGGCAATGTTATAGCGCCCTTTATCTTCTAGCT
This is a stretch of genomic DNA from Bdellovibrio reynosensis. It encodes these proteins:
- a CDS encoding substrate-binding periplasmic protein, which encodes MRFFLRFGILSLIACLFALNAHSANDKTLTVITHEAAPWMAEKLPDGGAIFYALKKVLEKKDYNLKVIFAPSWIRAKMDAVKKSEIDAYFPIRTIEHEDVFMFTDVMFESPWSIAERKDHPILFRDLQDLKRYTAGNVQGVELRPGIEDLVKQGLKVETTSSQENNLLKLATGRVDFIFIDKGVYRFTLAMEPSLKQYRDKLQLNAKPIVVEKYKLALKKKNVPKEFVAFFNSTHDEFNKHLEDYYKMLETKKP
- a CDS encoding YiiX/YebB-like N1pC/P60 family cysteine hydrolase; its protein translation is MKTSALSMLFLSFLFSFSSFAATYQDGDIIFHESQGVQSKAIQEATGSKWTHVGMLFYKEGQWQVAEAVQPVRFTSLSSFISRGKNKAYRIYRVPGLTSENRKDLRLQLAPFVGADYDIYFEWTDDLIYCSELVYKVFKKATGIEVGHVQKFRDLNLGGPYVKALIKNRLENTGRELDLNEPIITPVAQIKDAKLKLVEEVK
- a CDS encoding SGNH/GDSL hydrolase family protein, which produces MTSLLFLVLLNLGFSAENSFERVLLLGDSHAYGKYGEVLDAHFRKNAKQVTSFSSCGSSPSTWMTTSANFKSTNCGFWQKSSADREIRVKSHKLPSFDQEIQKLQPQVTVITLGTNILGSTGNISSEKKHVETMMKSIRAQGSECVWVGPPDLSKDPFKKNLPLGIESLKSLAKENKCHFIDSTAITKYPAGKSDGVHYGPKDSAAWGKAVVKKIEGLKLSPPSSDSVPTDKKSQPNGVR
- a CDS encoding PQQ-dependent sugar dehydrogenase; the encoded protein is MIKILLALIAVVVLVACRDDDTNSLNPPLTQKPGVPVATPDFSRTDFMRDLDDPWDMAFTLDSTMFFTEKCRGLSVRTPDGKVTKLFGGNGYNTFVPDFFCAGQSGMHGVAIDPNFASNRRIYVFMPSELSSPRTNRIVRLVVDANFTSVSERTDIITDISFKDRRNLWGGVGTHSGGRIRFGPDGYLYITTGDNHNGPLPQDLTKLGGKILRVDTNGKAAPGNNTPTGGDPRIYVYGLRNAQGLTFKPSNGRPFIAEHGPNHSDEVTALSPGGNGGWDPKPDSGVSCADNYCGYISNRKDGKLTSMTDTDKFPQALKPLFVMPDSQGMGTAAFVVGQQWKDWNGILLVSLMASEKLIALKVNDQDGLSSITPVNVPSERIRSIVQGPDSNIYMALDDGTIWKFTPK